The following are encoded together in the Segatella copri genome:
- a CDS encoding FimB/Mfa2 family fimbrial subunit: protein MKAQIFSLVKRGVLAIATLLTVASCDMWHTDTDDCPTGIYVKFKYDYNLQRADMFNDHVGAVTLYVYDENGNFVKKFEEANSLSALPLKNIDYKMHITDLQPGKYQFIALAGQNAYADQLNTQRAKFVRTEPAVGDKMDKLEVNLDKIQRNGYYIIDNHNLPLDTLWHGKSDALVEYSATRPNYTTVSLVRDTKKINVTLRELNDPTTMDVNDYSFIIQDHNSHILCDNSLDETNQVIYTPHAVWNTEDREGSTAGDVNGNELEGVGKIAHADFMTSRLIYHDKAKDDGKLIIANKETGKTVVDVDLPDLLSRVRTSEEYMYTPQEFLDRAYDYKLQFFLQDGKLKYAYITISVNALSWSQRIQFEVLNN from the coding sequence ATGAAAGCGCAGATTTTTAGCTTGGTGAAAAGGGGAGTGCTGGCGATTGCTACACTCTTGACGGTTGCCTCCTGTGATATGTGGCATACCGACACCGACGATTGTCCTACAGGGATTTATGTCAAGTTTAAGTATGACTATAACTTGCAGCGTGCTGACATGTTCAATGATCATGTTGGGGCGGTAACCCTTTATGTCTATGATGAAAATGGAAATTTTGTGAAGAAATTCGAAGAGGCAAACTCTTTATCTGCGCTGCCTTTGAAAAATATAGACTATAAAATGCATATTACCGATCTTCAACCAGGCAAGTATCAGTTCATAGCTTTGGCTGGACAGAATGCTTATGCTGATCAGTTGAATACCCAGCGTGCAAAGTTCGTTCGTACAGAACCTGCTGTGGGCGATAAGATGGATAAATTGGAAGTAAACCTTGATAAGATTCAGCGCAATGGTTATTATATCATAGATAACCACAACTTGCCACTCGATACCCTGTGGCATGGTAAGTCTGATGCGCTCGTAGAGTATTCCGCTACCCGTCCTAACTATACCACCGTTTCGCTGGTACGTGATACCAAGAAGATTAATGTTACCTTGCGTGAACTCAACGACCCAACCACAATGGATGTAAACGACTATAGTTTTATCATCCAAGACCATAATTCCCACATCCTCTGTGACAATTCACTTGATGAGACTAATCAGGTAATCTATACTCCACATGCTGTTTGGAATACAGAAGACCGTGAAGGCTCTACTGCAGGTGATGTCAATGGTAATGAATTGGAAGGAGTAGGCAAGATAGCTCATGCCGACTTTATGACCTCCCGTCTGATTTATCACGATAAGGCGAAGGACGATGGAAAATTGATCATCGCCAACAAGGAAACAGGCAAGACCGTGGTAGATGTAGATTTGCCTGACCTCTTGAGCCGAGTTCGCACCAGTGAGGAATATATGTATACTCCACAAGAGTTCTTGGATAGAGCTTATGACTATAAGTTACAGTTCTTCCTTCAAGATGGTAAGTTGAAATACGCTTACATTACTATCAGCGTGAATGCGCTTAGCTGGAGTCAGAGAATACAGTTTGAAGTACTTAACAACTAA
- a CDS encoding Mfa1 family fimbria major subunit (Members of this family are fimbrial shaft proteins (major subunit proteins), found in the Bacteriodetes. The family is named for Mfa1 from Porphyromonas gingivalis, and is related to but distinct from the family of FimA from the species.), with amino-acid sequence MKKTLLFSVALAGLMLGSCSSSDDLNGGETGKFGADGQGFVNVTLNLPTQPQSTSRAANDVLDHGDAKEYNVKDATLILFAGADEATATIKAAYNLSGWKKDLTPSDQISTTLSKVQKINVISASSTDKIYAFVVLNHNDALKVTSTNTLQVNGTDFTGTFEDLSKKDINTSLTNDNLMMSNAVIISKPGSADISKEKATTLTDVTDKIYKTESEATSHPAANIYVERLAAKVILENATGTSKNTVSVGSGAAKTFDYSLEGWRLANVNTSSYLTRQYDNTWNGYKSDATDFTTASHVDYDNNSYRFAGISAIAAGKGYRTYWGKDANYDVAPSFTDGNAEPTLAGGASTYCYENTFNVANQNVKETTCAIVKMKITPDGYTAGTFFTIDDNKGVVYSKDDVKTEIGKRFLAEMGSAYVKTHYYPTVTATITVKDVEFADAAGKVTITKMTLTDGTTDQVVSDADLTTFKPTIKVNEFKDGYAYYTILIKHFGDELTPWNPSNKTTVSYPDPKSEQNWLGRYGVLRNNWYKLDVTGVAAIGASTPGELNVNNDDTPDDNLKRYISCKINALSWAVRKQNTILQ; translated from the coding sequence ATGAAGAAAACTTTATTATTTTCCGTTGCATTGGCGGGGCTGATGCTCGGTTCTTGTTCAAGTAGTGATGATCTGAATGGTGGTGAAACTGGTAAGTTTGGTGCCGATGGTCAAGGCTTTGTTAATGTAACATTGAATTTGCCTACTCAGCCTCAGTCAACCTCGCGTGCAGCTAATGATGTTCTTGATCATGGTGATGCAAAAGAGTACAATGTTAAGGATGCCACTCTTATCCTTTTTGCGGGAGCAGATGAAGCAACAGCAACAATTAAGGCTGCTTATAATTTAAGTGGCTGGAAGAAGGATCTTACGCCTAGTGATCAAATCTCTACTACTTTATCAAAGGTTCAGAAAATCAACGTGATTTCTGCATCGTCTACAGATAAAATATATGCTTTTGTTGTATTGAACCATAATGATGCATTAAAAGTAACTTCTACTAATACTTTACAGGTAAATGGAACTGACTTTACTGGTACCTTTGAGGACTTGTCAAAGAAGGATATAAATACATCTTTGACAAATGATAATCTGATGATGTCAAATGCTGTTATCATTAGCAAGCCAGGTTCTGCTGATATTAGTAAAGAGAAAGCTACAACATTGACAGATGTTACAGATAAAATTTATAAAACAGAGTCAGAGGCAACTTCTCATCCTGCTGCTAATATTTATGTTGAGCGTTTGGCTGCTAAGGTAATTTTGGAAAATGCTACAGGTACTTCTAAAAATACAGTTAGTGTAGGTAGCGGTGCAGCAAAAACTTTTGATTATTCTTTGGAGGGTTGGAGATTGGCTAACGTAAATACCTCTTCTTATTTGACTCGCCAGTATGATAATACTTGGAATGGTTATAAGTCTGATGCTACAGATTTTACAACTGCATCCCATGTAGACTATGACAATAATTCTTACCGTTTTGCAGGTATTTCTGCAATTGCTGCTGGTAAGGGTTACAGAACCTATTGGGGCAAAGATGCTAACTATGATGTAGCTCCTTCTTTCACTGATGGAAATGCCGAACCAACATTGGCAGGTGGCGCAAGCACTTATTGCTATGAGAATACATTTAATGTAGCTAACCAGAATGTAAAGGAGACAACTTGTGCAATTGTAAAGATGAAGATTACCCCTGATGGTTACACTGCAGGTACTTTCTTCACTATTGACGACAATAAGGGTGTAGTATATTCTAAAGATGACGTCAAGACTGAAATTGGTAAGAGATTCTTGGCAGAAATGGGTTCTGCATATGTAAAGACACATTATTATCCTACTGTAACAGCAACAATTACTGTGAAGGATGTTGAATTTGCCGATGCAGCAGGAAAAGTGACTATCACAAAGATGACTTTAACTGATGGTACAACAGATCAGGTTGTTAGTGATGCCGACTTAACAACATTCAAGCCAACTATTAAGGTTAATGAGTTCAAGGATGGTTATGCATACTATACCATTTTGATTAAGCACTTTGGTGACGAGTTGACTCCTTGGAATCCTTCAAACAAGACAACCGTATCTTATCCTGATCCAAAGAGTGAGCAGAATTGGTTGGGTCGTTATGGTGTTCTCCGTAACAACTGGTATAAACTTGATGTTACTGGCGTAGCAGCAATTGGTGCTTCAACACCAGGTGAACTTAATGTAAACAATGACGATACTCCTGATGATAACTTGAAGCGTTATATCTCTTGCAAGATTAATGCTCTCTCTTGGGCTGTTCGTAAGCAGAATACAATCCTTCAGTAA
- a CDS encoding DUF3868 domain-containing protein: MKDFKNYILLFSSLLMAMPLAAQDCKSLKLAAEKIKVSHVEMSHHNDLITVMMDLNLDSLDLPTNNQLVYTPIIKHKGELLKMPEIVINGRRQQIMFDRGVGKKQLQLSPQAFVVKRDNKKQQTVKYLASVPLSSKVRNYDLEIHEDLCGCGDLQDGTDFTITRRRQPVASFVRPEVEAVKVRHLDKRAYIDFPVDRIELHPDYRRNPAQLDSIIRTINALKEDKNLEVSGINIHGYASPESPYTHNDYLAKNRAKTLTEYVRRMVKLPNNLFTVSSTPEDWDGLIAYIKGSNLEHKNAILAIIADKSLNPDARELKIKKQYLSEYRFMLDTWYPALRHSDYHITYKVKPFDVEEAKEIIKTKPQQLSQEEMFMVAQTYEPGSKEFNDVMEIAVRMFPENETANLNAAITRLNAGDAEDAKSYLDKAGNSADAQNARGVYEMLKGNEKQARYYLEQAAKAGVASAKENLQNL, encoded by the coding sequence ATGAAAGATTTTAAGAACTACATATTATTATTCAGCTCTCTTTTGATGGCTATGCCTCTTGCAGCCCAGGATTGCAAGAGTCTCAAGTTGGCTGCTGAAAAGATAAAGGTATCTCATGTAGAGATGTCGCATCACAATGACCTGATTACGGTTATGATGGATCTGAATCTCGATTCCCTGGATCTCCCTACCAACAACCAGCTTGTCTATACTCCGATTATCAAGCATAAGGGAGAGTTGCTCAAGATGCCTGAGATTGTAATCAACGGTAGAAGACAGCAGATCATGTTTGACCGAGGGGTTGGAAAGAAACAGTTGCAGCTTTCTCCTCAGGCTTTCGTGGTGAAGCGAGACAACAAGAAGCAGCAGACCGTGAAGTATCTGGCATCAGTTCCTCTGTCTTCCAAGGTAAGGAACTACGATCTCGAAATTCACGAAGACCTCTGCGGTTGTGGTGATTTGCAGGATGGTACTGATTTTACCATCACTCGTCGTCGCCAGCCTGTAGCTTCTTTCGTCCGTCCAGAGGTAGAAGCGGTCAAGGTCCGTCATCTTGATAAGCGTGCTTATATTGATTTCCCGGTAGATCGCATAGAGTTGCATCCAGATTATCGCCGTAATCCTGCACAGTTAGATAGCATTATCCGTACCATCAATGCATTGAAGGAAGATAAGAATCTCGAGGTGAGCGGCATCAATATTCATGGTTATGCATCACCTGAGAGTCCTTACACCCATAATGATTATCTGGCAAAGAACCGTGCCAAAACGCTGACCGAATATGTCCGCCGAATGGTGAAGTTGCCAAACAATCTCTTCACTGTTTCTTCTACTCCAGAGGATTGGGATGGTCTGATAGCTTATATTAAAGGTAGCAACCTGGAGCATAAGAATGCCATTCTGGCGATTATTGCAGACAAGAGTCTGAATCCGGATGCGCGGGAGTTGAAGATCAAGAAGCAGTATCTTTCAGAGTATCGCTTTATGCTCGATACCTGGTATCCAGCCCTCCGCCATTCCGACTACCACATTACTTATAAGGTGAAACCTTTTGATGTGGAAGAGGCAAAGGAGATCATCAAGACCAAGCCACAGCAGTTGAGCCAGGAGGAGATGTTCATGGTAGCCCAGACTTACGAGCCAGGCAGCAAGGAGTTTAATGATGTGATGGAGATTGCCGTCCGCATGTTCCCAGAGAACGAGACAGCGAATCTGAATGCAGCCATAACCCGCTTGAATGCCGGTGATGCAGAAGATGCGAAATCATATCTCGACAAGGCAGGAAACAGTGCCGATGCCCAGAATGCCCGAGGTGTCTATGAGATGCTGAAGGGCAACGAGAAGCAAGCTCGTTATTATCTGGAGCAGGCTGCCAAGGCTGGTGTTGCTTCTGCAAAAGAAAATTTACAGAATCTATAA
- a CDS encoding DUF3575 domain-containing protein: MVKRLILASVLLIFVSLANYAQNTGVKSNLLYWATTTPNLGVETALGKKHTAQVFFGFNPWKQSGGDQSSLRHWLLQPEYRYWFCQSFNGWFLGVHAMGGQFNAGGVKLPLGIFKSLRNHRYEGWYVGGGVTAGYQWPLSKHWNLETSVGFGYDYIQYDKFKCGACGEKEKSSHDNYVGPTKAAISLIYML, from the coding sequence ATGGTTAAACGATTGATTTTAGCTTCAGTGTTACTCATATTTGTATCACTAGCTAATTATGCGCAAAACACGGGAGTCAAGTCCAACCTCTTATATTGGGCTACAACAACTCCTAATCTCGGTGTCGAGACTGCCTTAGGCAAGAAGCATACCGCTCAGGTATTCTTTGGCTTCAATCCTTGGAAACAGTCTGGTGGCGACCAGTCAAGCCTCCGTCATTGGCTTTTGCAACCAGAATATCGTTACTGGTTCTGCCAGAGCTTCAATGGCTGGTTCTTGGGTGTTCATGCCATGGGCGGACAGTTTAATGCAGGAGGAGTGAAGCTACCCCTAGGCATTTTCAAATCTCTACGTAATCATCGCTATGAGGGATGGTATGTAGGTGGTGGTGTGACCGCTGGTTATCAATGGCCTCTTTCCAAGCACTGGAACCTGGAAACCTCTGTAGGTTTCGGATATGATTATATCCAGTACGACAAGTTCAAGTGCGGTGCCTGTGGCGAGAAGGAGAAGTCATCTCATGACAACTACGTGGGTCCTACCAAGGCAGCCATTTCTCTTATTTATATGTTGTAA